A stretch of the Corylus avellana chromosome ca6, CavTom2PMs-1.0 genome encodes the following:
- the LOC132185389 gene encoding putative wall-associated receptor kinase-like 16: MGMHGILVQQQRLLEAIILAALAASASAAEPTNSSCIRTCGSLQIPYPFGTTEGCYLDPAFLITCHDSTPFLRRGHIKVLNISLDGELRVTTPIGHDCPNNETTSSYNYELSLLTFSVSYTRNKFTALGCDTYAIIRGTLEKQNFATGCISVCSKIDSVVNGSCSGIGCCQTSIPHGMKNFRVVLRSFNHHSKVGDFNPCSFGFIAEEKAYNFSSLDLINFQNRKTLPLVLDWAVGKETCPDAQKNSTTYACNAEHSECENSPNGPGYRCICRSGYEGNPYLSNDCKDINECEISNPCNTTCTNIPGSFKCDCPKGYEGDGMKNGTGCRLIVTRYRSIPLLLGIGIGFLVLLVGASWIYWGLKRRKLIKLKEKFFKQNGGLMLQQQLSNFEGSVEPAKIFSTKELKKATNNYDESKILGQGGNGIVFKGVLPGNKAVAIKKSKVFDRSQTKQFINEVCLLTQINHRNVVKLLGCCLETRVPILVYEFITNGTLFEHIHYKSHLFSLSWENRMKIAVESAGALAYLHSEASMPIIHRDVKTANILLDDNLTAKVADFGASRLISLDETQVNTLVQGTFGYLDPEYFHSGQLTEKSDVYSFGVVVAELLTGRRAILSDKTEGERNLAMYFVSSVIEDRLLQILDNHIVNEGNIEELKEVANLAKKCLSVRGEDRPSMKEVAMELEGLRNMKKNPQEKVDLKTEETKYVVTNSTQSFSIDAGTSNSSTVTTTVAYDGTIKGR; this comes from the exons ATGGGCATGCATGGAATACTTGTGCAACAACAACGGCTACTTGAGGCCATAATTTTAGCAGCATTAGCTGCATCAGCATCAGCAGCAGAACCCACCAATTCAAGCTGCATCAGAACATGTGGATCGCTTCAAATCCCCTACCCATTTGGAACAACCGAAGGCTGTTACCTCGATCCAGCTTTTCTCATCACTTGTCATGACTCAACACCATTTCTGCGCCGCGGCCATATAAAAGTCCTAAACATATCATTGGATGGTGAACTGCGAGTCACAACCCCCATTGGCCATGATTGCCCCAACAACGAAACCACCTCCAGCTATAATTACGAGCTCAGTCTGCTAACGTTTTCTGTCTCATATACGAGGAACAAGTTCACTGCACTCGGTTGCGACACTTATGCAATTATTAGAGGTACATTGGAAAAGCAGAATTTTGCGACTGGATGCATATCAGTCTGTTCCAAAATTGACAGTGTGGTTAACGGGTCTTGCTCTGGGATTGGCTGTTGCCAAACTTCTATTCCACATGGAATGAAGAATTTTCGTGTGGTCCTCAGGAGCTTCAACCACCACTCCAAAGTAGGCGACTTCAATCCATGTAGTTTCGGTTTTATAGCAGAAGAAAAAGCATACAACTTTTCTTCCTTGGATCTTATAAATTTCCAGAACAGAAAGACTCTTCCGCTTGTGCTTGATTGGGCAGTTGGGAAGGAGACATGCCCAGATGCTCAGAAAAATTCGACAACCTATGCATGTAATGCAGAGCATAGTGAATGTGAGAATTCCCCCAACGGTCCTGGGTATCGTTGCATATGTCGGTCAGGTTATGAAGGGAACCCATATCTCTCTAATGATTGCAAAG ATATTAATGAGTGCGAAATTTCAAATCCCTGCAATACGACTTGCACCAACATTCCGGGGAGTTTCAAGTGTGATTGTCCCAAGGGCTACGAAGGTGATGGGATGAAAAATGGAACAGGGTGCCGTCTTATAGTCACCCGCTATAGGAGTATCCCTCTTTTACTCG GTATTGGCATAGGCTTCTTAGTATTGCTCGTTGGAGCTTCTTGGATATATTGGGgattgaaaagaagaaagctCATCAAGCTTAAGGAgaaatttttcaaacaaaacgGGGGCTTAATGTTACAACAACAACTCTCAAATTTCGAAGGGTCTGTAGAGCCAGCAAAAATCTTTAGTACAAAAGAGCTTAAAAAGGCCACTAACAATTACGACGAGAGTAAAATTCTTGGCCAAGGAGGCAATGGAATTGTTTTCAAAGGAGTATTACCAGGTAACAAAGCGGTTGCCATTAAGAAGTCCAAAGTTTTTGATCGTAGCCAAACTAAACAATTCATAAACGAGGTGTGTTTACTTACCCAAATCAACCATAGAAATGTGGTTAAGCTATTGGGTTGTTGTCTTGAAACAAGAGTGCCCATACTAGTTTATGAATTCATCACAAATGGGACTCTCTTTGAGCACATTCATTATAAAAGTCACTTATTCTCACTTTCATGGGAAAACCGTATGAAGATAGCAGTGGAAAGTGCAGGAGCACTCGCATACTTACACTCTGAAGCTTCTATGCCAATTATTCATAGAGATGTAAAAACTGCAAATATACTTTTAGATGATAACCTCACTGCAAAAGTGGCAGACTTTGGAGCTTCAAGGCTGATTTCTCTTGATGAAACACAAGTAAACACTTTGGTGCAGGGAACTTTCGGGTACTTAGACCCGGAGTATTTTCATAGTGGCCAACTAACAGAAAAAAGTGATGTCTACAGTTTTGGAGTTGTTGTGGCGGAGTTATTGACAGGTAGGAGGGCAATCTTGTCTGATAAGACAGAAGGTGAAAGAAATCTTGCTATGTACTTTGTTTCTTCGGTGATTGAGGATCGTCTACTTCAAATTCTTGACAATCACATTGTAAATGAGGGTAATATTGAGGAATTAAAGGAAGTGGCTAATCTTGCAAAAAAGTGCTTGAGTGTAAGAGGAGAGGATAGGCCCTCTATGAAAGAGGTGGCAATGGAGCTCGAGGGTttgagaaatatgaaaaaaaatccaCAGGAAAAGGTCGATCTCAAGACAGAAGAGACTAAGTACGTGGTCACTAACTCTACACAATCTTTTAGCATTGATGCTGGCACTAGCAATTCTTCTACGGTCACAACTACTGTCGCGTACGATGGCACAATTAAGGGCAGATAG